One window of Cryobacterium arcticum genomic DNA carries:
- a CDS encoding ABC transporter ATP-binding protein, giving the protein MILELRSVSYRYRAGALALDDVSIGVAAGQSVGLVGESGSGKSTIVRLMLALARPTAGSVLFEGQPIAPASLRRFRSAVQTVFQDPYSSLDPRQNIESIVAEPLRSLGLARGDEAWAQVTAALAAVGLPADVLGRYPHEFSGGQRQRIAIARATVCHPRLLLADEPVSALDVTTRIQVIDLLAELRASTGLAILMVSHDLSAIAALCDETVVLNQGRVVESGPTASILTAPREDYTRRLVAAVPRLPAP; this is encoded by the coding sequence ATGATCCTGGAACTCCGAAGTGTCTCCTACCGGTACCGGGCGGGCGCGCTCGCCCTCGATGATGTGTCGATCGGCGTGGCCGCAGGTCAGAGCGTGGGCCTGGTCGGCGAATCGGGCAGCGGCAAGTCCACCATCGTGCGGCTCATGCTCGCCCTGGCTCGGCCCACCGCCGGGTCGGTGCTCTTCGAGGGGCAGCCGATCGCTCCGGCGTCGCTCCGGCGCTTCCGGTCCGCCGTGCAGACGGTGTTCCAGGACCCGTATTCGTCGCTGGACCCCCGCCAGAACATCGAGAGCATCGTGGCCGAGCCGCTCCGCTCGCTCGGGCTGGCCCGCGGTGACGAGGCGTGGGCGCAGGTGACGGCGGCGCTCGCCGCGGTGGGTCTGCCCGCCGATGTGCTCGGCCGGTACCCGCACGAGTTCTCCGGCGGCCAACGGCAGCGCATCGCTATCGCCCGGGCCACCGTCTGCCACCCGCGGCTGCTGCTCGCCGACGAGCCGGTGAGCGCGCTGGACGTGACCACGCGCATCCAGGTGATCGACCTGCTCGCCGAGCTGCGGGCCTCCACCGGGCTGGCCATCCTGATGGTCTCGCACGACCTCAGCGCCATCGCCGCGCTCTGCGACGAGACCGTGGTGCTCAACCAGGGCCGGGTGGTGGAGTCCGGGCCGACCGCGAGCATCCTGACCGCGCCCCGCGAGGACTACACCCGGCGCCTCGTCGCGGCCGTGCCGCGCCTGCCCGCCCCCTGA
- a CDS encoding DsbA family protein, whose product MFCIAAFIILVVMAAFSARYRRYVGKAWNCTWRRVTFRPCDTTFKQDIKDHLLAPVAARRPALVRPASIGLEILAVLVLVTTIWSGYTVVKSAVNLYVYGTCNKQDSASCTLGAEACSIPDETPGFMESLGAFDVLGAFGNEFASLGETFAAIPARFQTWTSEDYLPANATYLAEDAANPIAVEVIDPGCTFCKALFANIEESGFESTHNLTYIAYPIAGTEGYKFPNSLLVTQYLEALRLHPLDGADTPVDWQMLKRIFTEKTDAGLPWQGAINSMDAEEATSTLVGWLDEFGLSADQIDVVVAEAGSAKVTGIIAANKTLVEEKIATVKIPTIIFDGRRHDGLVSVDGLQ is encoded by the coding sequence GTGTTCTGTATCGCGGCATTCATCATCCTGGTCGTCATGGCCGCCTTCTCGGCGCGGTACCGGCGTTACGTGGGCAAGGCCTGGAACTGCACCTGGCGGCGGGTCACCTTCCGGCCCTGCGACACGACCTTCAAGCAGGACATCAAGGATCACCTGCTCGCACCCGTAGCCGCCCGCCGCCCCGCCTTGGTGCGTCCGGCCAGCATCGGCCTCGAGATCCTGGCGGTGCTCGTTCTCGTCACCACAATCTGGTCGGGCTACACGGTGGTCAAAAGCGCCGTCAACCTCTACGTCTACGGCACCTGCAACAAGCAGGATTCGGCATCCTGCACGCTGGGCGCCGAAGCCTGCTCGATCCCCGACGAGACCCCCGGCTTCATGGAGTCGCTGGGTGCATTCGACGTGCTCGGCGCGTTCGGCAACGAGTTCGCCAGCCTCGGCGAGACCTTCGCGGCCATTCCGGCCCGTTTCCAGACCTGGACCTCCGAGGACTACCTGCCGGCCAACGCCACGTACCTCGCCGAGGACGCCGCGAACCCGATCGCGGTCGAGGTCATCGACCCGGGCTGCACCTTCTGCAAGGCGCTCTTCGCGAACATCGAGGAGTCCGGTTTCGAGTCCACCCACAACCTCACCTACATCGCGTACCCGATCGCGGGCACCGAGGGCTACAAGTTCCCCAACTCGCTGCTCGTGACGCAATACCTCGAGGCCCTGCGGCTGCACCCGCTGGACGGAGCCGACACCCCGGTCGACTGGCAGATGCTCAAGCGCATCTTCACCGAGAAGACGGATGCCGGCCTGCCCTGGCAGGGTGCGATCAACTCGATGGACGCCGAGGAGGCCACCTCCACGCTGGTGGGCTGGCTCGACGAGTTCGGCCTGAGCGCCGACCAGATCGACGTGGTCGTGGCCGAGGCCGGCTCGGCGAAGGTGACGGGCATCATCGCCGCCAACAAGACCCTGGTCGAAGAGAAGATCGCCACCGTCAAGATCCCCACGATCATCTTCGACGGCCGCCGCCACGACGGCCTGGTCTCGGTCGACGGCCTGCAGTAG
- a CDS encoding aminotransferase class V-fold PLP-dependent enzyme, with protein sequence MKRSTLFRRSPGPLETSRTGDFGYLQPGEVYLDAACQSLRPQSVIDALTDYYTTYNACGGRVKYAWGQKVDAQVADTRQAVLGLLGLSARNHAVSFTLNTTYGLNLLLHQLPLGRFDRVVTSHIEHNSVFLPTITAARRLGVERLVLDRAADGALLYEPAQLEKAVVVVNAASNIDGRLLTNLSDLVRDTHARGGIVIVDAAQAMGHARALLQKTDADALCFSAHKMYGASLGVVVARHELLASLELSFVGGGMVADVREDDFDLVQGDPGALLEPGLQAWGEIIALGRAIDWLGGIRPGGLSPAAHISALSTRLFEGLAAVPGLTLLNDAPSPVISVYAPAQDSHRLAVFLSHSQIMVRSGYFCAHHHLKERLGLPPLLRFSLGLHSTEADIDAATGALTRLMKGLS encoded by the coding sequence ATGAAGCGCAGCACGCTGTTCCGCCGCTCGCCCGGCCCGCTCGAGACGAGCCGCACCGGCGACTTCGGCTATCTGCAGCCCGGCGAGGTCTACCTCGATGCCGCCTGCCAGAGCCTGCGGCCGCAGAGCGTCATCGACGCCCTCACCGACTACTACACGACCTACAACGCCTGCGGCGGCCGGGTGAAGTATGCCTGGGGACAGAAGGTGGACGCCCAGGTGGCCGACACCCGCCAGGCGGTGCTCGGCCTGCTGGGGCTCTCGGCCAGGAACCACGCCGTCTCGTTCACTCTCAACACCACCTACGGCCTCAACCTGCTGCTGCACCAGCTGCCGCTGGGGCGTTTCGACCGCGTCGTCACCAGCCACATCGAGCACAACTCGGTGTTCCTGCCCACCATCACGGCCGCCCGCCGGCTGGGTGTTGAGCGTCTCGTGCTGGATCGCGCCGCGGACGGCGCCCTGCTCTACGAACCGGCGCAGCTCGAGAAGGCCGTCGTGGTCGTCAACGCCGCATCCAACATCGACGGCCGGCTGCTCACCAACCTCAGCGACCTCGTGCGCGACACCCATGCCCGCGGCGGCATCGTCATCGTCGACGCCGCGCAGGCCATGGGGCACGCACGGGCGCTGCTGCAGAAGACCGACGCGGATGCGCTCTGCTTCTCCGCCCACAAGATGTACGGCGCGAGTCTCGGCGTCGTCGTGGCCCGGCACGAACTGCTCGCATCGCTCGAGCTCTCTTTCGTGGGCGGCGGCATGGTGGCGGACGTGCGGGAAGACGACTTCGACCTCGTGCAGGGCGACCCGGGAGCGCTGCTCGAACCGGGTCTGCAGGCCTGGGGCGAGATCATCGCGCTCGGTCGGGCGATCGACTGGCTCGGCGGCATCCGCCCCGGCGGACTCAGCCCCGCCGCCCACATCAGCGCCCTCTCCACCCGACTCTTCGAGGGGCTCGCCGCGGTGCCAGGGCTCACCCTGCTGAACGACGCGCCCAGCCCCGTGATCAGCGTGTACGCGCCCGCGCAGGACTCGCACCGGCTGGCGGTGTTCCTCTCGCACTCCCAGATCATGGTGCGCAGCGGCTATTTCTGTGCGCACCACCACCTCAAGGAGCGGCTCGGCCTCCCGCCGCTGCTGCGGTTCTCCCTCGGCCTGCACTCGACGGAGGCGGACATCGACGCCGCCACCGGGGCCCTCACTCGGCTGATGAAAGGCCTCTCCTAA